One Methylobacterium oryzae DNA window includes the following coding sequences:
- a CDS encoding electron transfer flavoprotein-ubiquinone oxidoreductase, with protein MALPERESMDFDVVVVGAGPAGLATAIRLKQRAAEIGEEISVVVVEKGSEVGAHILSGAVIDPIGLDRLLPEWRQDPERPLKTEVQRDEFMMLTKNSGITLPNVFFPKLMSNHGNFVGSLSNVCKYLGAQAEALGVEIYPGFPASEVLFDGNGAVAGVATGDLGIGRSGEPREDYTRGMELRAKYTVFGEGARGNLTKGLIQRFELNRHSDHFKYGLGVKELWQLAPGKFEPGLVQHTMGWPLPNKAGGGSWLYHFDDHLLSVGFVTHLNYENPTLSPFEEFQRFKTHPMIAETFEGAKRIGYGARAIMEGGWQSVPKLVFPGGCLVGCSAGFVNVPRIKGSHNAVLSGMQAADAIADALKAGRAGDELTAYEAGWRNSPIGQDLKAVRNVKPLWSKYGTLVGVGLGGIDMWATSILGASPFGTLSHGKPDHACLKPLSEVTPIVYPKPDGKLTFDRLSSVYLSNTNHEEDQPPHLKVRDLELQKRSEHDVYGGPSGRYCPAGVYEWVEDSSASDGVRYQINAQNCVHCKTCDIKDPNQNIDWVTPEGPGGPNYPNM; from the coding sequence CGTCGTCGTCGAGAAGGGCTCGGAGGTCGGCGCCCACATCCTGTCGGGGGCGGTGATCGACCCGATCGGCCTCGACCGGCTCCTGCCGGAGTGGCGCCAGGACCCGGAGCGGCCGCTCAAGACGGAGGTGCAGCGCGACGAGTTCATGATGCTCACCAAGAACAGCGGCATCACCCTGCCGAACGTGTTCTTCCCCAAGCTCATGTCGAACCACGGCAACTTCGTCGGCTCGCTCTCGAACGTCTGCAAGTACCTCGGCGCCCAGGCCGAGGCGCTCGGCGTCGAGATCTACCCGGGTTTCCCGGCCTCCGAGGTGCTGTTCGACGGCAACGGCGCCGTGGCGGGCGTAGCCACGGGCGATCTCGGCATCGGCCGGTCCGGCGAGCCGCGCGAGGACTACACCCGCGGCATGGAGCTGCGCGCCAAGTACACGGTGTTCGGCGAGGGCGCCCGCGGCAACCTGACCAAGGGTCTGATCCAGCGGTTCGAACTCAACCGGCACAGCGACCACTTCAAGTACGGGCTCGGCGTGAAGGAGCTCTGGCAGCTCGCGCCCGGCAAGTTCGAGCCCGGGTTGGTGCAGCACACGATGGGCTGGCCGCTGCCCAACAAGGCCGGCGGCGGCTCCTGGCTCTACCACTTCGATGACCACCTGCTCTCGGTCGGCTTCGTCACGCACCTGAACTACGAGAACCCGACCCTGTCGCCGTTCGAGGAGTTCCAGCGCTTCAAGACCCACCCGATGATCGCCGAGACCTTCGAGGGCGCCAAGCGCATCGGCTACGGCGCGCGCGCCATCATGGAGGGCGGCTGGCAGTCGGTGCCCAAGCTGGTCTTCCCCGGTGGGTGCCTCGTCGGATGCTCGGCCGGCTTCGTGAACGTGCCGCGGATCAAGGGCTCGCACAACGCGGTGCTGTCCGGCATGCAGGCGGCCGACGCCATCGCGGACGCCCTGAAGGCGGGCCGCGCCGGCGACGAGCTCACCGCCTACGAGGCCGGATGGCGCAACAGCCCGATCGGGCAGGACCTGAAGGCGGTGCGCAACGTCAAGCCGCTCTGGTCCAAGTACGGCACGCTGGTCGGCGTCGGGCTCGGCGGGATCGACATGTGGGCGACCAGCATCCTCGGCGCCTCGCCGTTCGGCACGCTGTCCCACGGCAAGCCGGATCACGCCTGCCTCAAGCCGCTCTCGGAGGTGACGCCGATCGTCTATCCGAAGCCGGACGGCAAGCTGACCTTCGACCGGCTGTCCTCGGTCTACCTCTCGAACACCAACCACGAGGAGGACCAGCCGCCGCACCTCAAGGTCCGCGACCTGGAGCTGCAGAAGCGCTCCGAGCACGACGTCTACGGCGGCCCGTCCGGCCGCTACTGCCCGGCCGGCGTCTACGAGTGGGTGGAGGATTCTTCAGCCAGCGACGGCGTGCGCTACCAGATCAACGCGCAGAACTGCGTCCACTGCAAGACCTGCGACATCAAGGATCCGAACCAGAACATCGACTGGGTGACGCCGGAGGGTCCGGGCGGGCCGAACTACCCGAACATGTGA